One genomic region from Chthonomonas calidirosea T49 encodes:
- a CDS encoding DNA polymerase Y family protein produces MNAFFASVEQQENPALRGRPLIVVPLKVPTTCAIAASYEAKAFGIHTGTQVSAARRLCPDLEVVEARPLLYVQYHRALCELLQAYFVSIQVLSIDEMVCGIGRTVVGRTMEEALAHQVKQAIKAQLGAQMRCSIGIGPNTFLAKVACERQKPDGLTIYDSADLPDVLFTLELTDLPGIAKRMLARLNQYHIRSVRDLYEADVVHLRRAWGSVVGVRWYWMLRGSLEVDYGQYVGRPRKSVSCSHVLPPEFRDRCGAVRILLRLCEKALKRLREEALGASCVEIRVDYRHRYDLTTYSWRQRSTKHLHANEESTWLPIVRKLLDRLPPARFNYQPMRVSIGFSGLLAEKDQNLSLFEAEPTKRACAARVVDMLEAKGLPIARASLYTLREQALTAFLSVCRRILLQLHMAEVKITLFAVHRLNRCNVQERSKHLLKTT; encoded by the coding sequence ATGAACGCTTTTTTCGCCTCTGTGGAGCAACAAGAAAACCCAGCATTGCGGGGAAGGCCTCTTATTGTGGTGCCGCTTAAAGTGCCCACGACTTGCGCTATAGCCGCCTCTTATGAGGCGAAAGCCTTTGGCATTCACACCGGCACCCAAGTTAGCGCAGCGCGTCGTCTTTGTCCGGACCTGGAGGTTGTCGAGGCGCGTCCTTTGCTGTATGTGCAGTATCATCGCGCCCTCTGTGAGCTCCTGCAAGCCTATTTCGTTTCAATTCAGGTGCTTAGCATAGACGAAATGGTATGTGGGATCGGTCGGACGGTGGTGGGGCGCACGATGGAGGAGGCTTTGGCACATCAGGTAAAACAAGCCATAAAAGCCCAACTAGGCGCCCAGATGCGCTGTTCCATTGGAATTGGCCCCAACACTTTTTTGGCCAAGGTGGCCTGTGAGCGCCAAAAGCCCGATGGCCTTACCATCTACGATAGTGCCGATCTGCCAGATGTCCTCTTTACGCTCGAATTGACCGATCTGCCCGGCATTGCAAAAAGAATGCTCGCACGCTTAAATCAATATCATATACGAAGCGTGCGCGACCTCTATGAGGCCGATGTTGTGCACCTGCGCCGGGCTTGGGGCAGTGTGGTGGGGGTGCGCTGGTATTGGATGCTTCGTGGCTCATTGGAGGTGGATTACGGGCAGTATGTGGGGCGTCCACGGAAGTCGGTGAGCTGTTCGCATGTTTTACCTCCGGAGTTTCGGGATCGCTGCGGTGCGGTGCGAATTCTTCTGCGGCTTTGTGAAAAGGCGCTTAAACGGTTAAGAGAGGAGGCATTGGGCGCATCCTGTGTGGAGATACGGGTGGATTATCGGCATCGGTACGATTTGACGACGTACTCTTGGCGGCAACGCAGCACGAAACATCTGCATGCGAACGAGGAGAGCACCTGGTTGCCCATTGTGCGCAAACTACTAGATCGGTTGCCCCCTGCGCGATTTAACTACCAACCGATGCGGGTTTCCATCGGCTTTTCGGGCCTGTTGGCGGAAAAAGATCAGAACCTAAGCCTTTTTGAAGCGGAGCCCACTAAGCGCGCCTGCGCGGCACGTGTGGTAGATATGCTAGAAGCGAAAGGCCTACCAATAGCTCGCGCCTCGCTTTATACCCTTCGAGAACAGGCCCTTACCGCATTCCTTTCGGTGTGCCGCCGCATCCTCCTGCAGCTTCATATGGCAGAAGTGAAGATAACTCTTTTTGCAGTGCATCGTCTGAATAGATGCAATGTTCAGGAGCGTT
- the rpoZ gene encoding DNA-directed RNA polymerase subunit omega, with the protein MSICPSPDKLDQMGSKYALVIIAAKRARQLKEGARRLVETRSTNPLTIALEEIAAGKIVPHEPEEVLLATQKALQPHEPSDADIIGAGTVLPIDETGQEAVLLEDEVLQGVDAEAQEEDGEERVTAVDVRIREGGPLEEEEELLEEEGFDILPDIDET; encoded by the coding sequence ATGAGCATCTGTCCATCACCAGATAAGCTGGATCAGATGGGGAGCAAATATGCGTTAGTGATTATTGCAGCCAAACGAGCCCGTCAACTCAAGGAGGGAGCACGTCGCCTCGTGGAAACGCGCTCCACAAACCCACTTACCATCGCTCTAGAAGAGATAGCGGCGGGTAAAATTGTGCCGCACGAGCCGGAAGAGGTTCTGTTGGCCACCCAAAAAGCCTTGCAGCCGCATGAGCCTTCCGATGCTGATATCATCGGGGCCGGCACCGTTCTGCCCATTGATGAAACTGGGCAAGAGGCCGTTCTGTTGGAAGATGAGGTTCTTCAAGGAGTGGATGCCGAAGCCCAAGAGGAAGACGGCGAGGAGCGCGTCACGGCGGTAGATGTGCGTATTCGAGAAGGTGGGCCGCTGGAGGAAGAGGAAGAGCTTTTGGAAGAGGAGGGATTCGATATCCTTCCCGACATTGATGAGACATGA
- the dnaJ gene encoding molecular chaperone DnaJ, translating into MATGARDYYEVLGVSRDASQEEIKRAYRNLAAKYHPDRNKSPDAAEKFKEIQAAYDVLSDEQRRRQYDRYGHAAWDEMPSNGFSSGFGANPFADIFDIFFGESPTARGRTDVARGDDLREDVELTLEEVATGVTKTIRYARMETCEACQGTGAGAGSVDTCPQCHGRGQIRFTQTSLLGTFQTIQTCMRCRGTGKVIRDPCRHCNGTGRVRRTCERTVNIPAGVETGVRLRLVGEGDVGERGGPPGDLYLVIYVRDHEIFERRGSHIYCEVPVSITTATLGGTIEVPVLGGKETLKLEPGTQPGQEYVLPGKGLPELNGRRRGDQHVIITVQIPKQLTPEQRALLQQLAVTFGEKAEDHESRSILARLFGKH; encoded by the coding sequence ATGGCAACTGGCGCGCGTGACTATTATGAGGTTTTAGGTGTCTCTCGCGATGCCTCCCAAGAGGAGATTAAGCGAGCCTACCGAAACTTAGCGGCCAAATACCACCCAGACAGAAATAAATCGCCCGACGCGGCCGAGAAGTTCAAAGAGATACAGGCTGCCTACGACGTGCTTAGCGATGAGCAGCGGCGCCGCCAGTACGATCGTTATGGTCACGCGGCATGGGATGAGATGCCAAGTAACGGCTTCTCATCAGGCTTTGGCGCGAACCCGTTTGCCGATATCTTCGACATCTTCTTTGGTGAGTCTCCCACAGCACGCGGCCGCACCGACGTTGCGCGCGGAGACGACCTGCGCGAAGATGTGGAGCTAACCCTGGAGGAGGTGGCAACAGGCGTTACAAAAACGATTCGCTACGCTCGCATGGAGACTTGCGAGGCATGTCAGGGCACGGGTGCGGGAGCCGGAAGTGTGGATACCTGCCCTCAATGTCATGGACGAGGGCAGATTCGCTTCACGCAAACCAGCCTCCTGGGCACCTTCCAGACCATTCAAACCTGCATGCGCTGCCGAGGCACAGGCAAAGTGATTCGCGACCCCTGCCGGCACTGTAACGGCACCGGGCGTGTGCGACGCACTTGCGAGCGCACCGTGAACATCCCTGCCGGAGTAGAAACAGGGGTTCGCCTGCGATTAGTGGGTGAAGGAGATGTTGGCGAGCGCGGAGGCCCTCCCGGCGATCTCTACCTTGTGATCTACGTGCGCGACCATGAGATATTCGAGCGACGTGGTAGCCATATCTACTGTGAGGTACCGGTAAGCATTACAACGGCGACGCTGGGCGGCACCATCGAAGTGCCCGTGCTTGGAGGGAAGGAGACATTAAAACTGGAACCGGGGACCCAGCCGGGTCAAGAGTACGTGCTCCCAGGGAAAGGGCTTCCTGAGCTGAACGGTCGCCGCCGCGGTGACCAGCATGTGATCATCACAGTGCAGATTCCCAAACAACTTACCCCCGAACAGCGAGCGCTGCTGCAACAGCTCGCCGTTACCTTCGGTGAGAAAGCCGAAGATCACGAAAGCCGCAGCATTCTTGCCCGGCTTTTTGGAAAGCATTAA
- the prmA gene encoding 50S ribosomal protein L11 methyltransferase — MRWIEIAITCPAETEEAVNYALLQVGCGGTQIEEVEEGVRLIRGFLPLNDALTPRLDALQQHLQRFPEFGLPPLCQPIALHPIDEADWEEAWKLHFKPMRIGNRLVITPPWEAFDATPDEIVILLEPGMAFGTGSHPTTRLCLQALETYLQPGMRVADIGTGSGILAIAAGKLGAAQVFATDIDSLPRQIAAENVARNGLETVITIHPVPQFYEVAHHCHLVVANIVANTIIEIAPDVARICAPEALFITSGIVEEHENLVGEALEAAGFTVFDTRHEEVWVCLVARYTARPSDEATLQRIAKILPPLAEL, encoded by the coding sequence TTGCGCTGGATAGAGATCGCCATCACATGCCCCGCCGAGACTGAAGAAGCCGTTAACTACGCGCTCCTACAAGTTGGTTGCGGAGGAACCCAGATCGAGGAGGTAGAAGAGGGCGTGCGCCTCATTCGCGGCTTTCTTCCCCTTAACGATGCACTTACGCCGCGTCTGGATGCCCTACAGCAACATCTTCAGCGTTTCCCGGAATTTGGCCTTCCTCCCCTATGCCAGCCGATTGCCCTGCACCCTATAGACGAAGCCGATTGGGAGGAGGCCTGGAAACTACATTTCAAGCCCATGCGCATAGGCAATCGTCTCGTTATTACGCCTCCTTGGGAGGCATTCGATGCCACCCCAGATGAGATCGTCATCCTCCTTGAGCCGGGCATGGCTTTTGGCACGGGGTCGCATCCTACTACACGCCTCTGCCTTCAGGCCCTCGAAACCTACCTACAACCGGGCATGCGTGTCGCCGACATCGGAACCGGCAGCGGCATTCTGGCCATCGCCGCTGGCAAACTCGGTGCAGCCCAAGTCTTCGCCACCGATATAGATAGCTTGCCTCGACAGATCGCCGCCGAAAATGTGGCACGGAACGGACTTGAAACCGTTATCACCATCCATCCCGTTCCTCAATTCTATGAAGTCGCTCATCACTGCCACCTTGTGGTTGCCAACATCGTTGCCAACACCATCATCGAGATCGCACCCGATGTAGCGCGTATCTGCGCCCCCGAAGCCCTGTTCATCACCTCAGGGATCGTGGAAGAGCATGAAAATCTGGTGGGCGAGGCCCTTGAGGCCGCCGGCTTTACGGTGTTCGACACCCGCCACGAGGAGGTCTGGGTATGCCTCGTCGCGCGCTATACGGCTCGCCCCTCCGATGAGGCAACCCTCCAACGTATCGCCAAAATTCTGCCTCCTCTCGCAGAGCTGTGA
- a CDS encoding tetratricopeptide repeat protein, translated as MTLLGPDGKPIRREPEVSEEVRQIIEQARNIAAQGEPLLALQHLALAYQQDVASDLVIDTTIELLKQGAQQSGIQTNDELTLFQQIRQDRTNPIPYYQLGNRFFQLQRPFLARPFLDRSRQLLAALPSSAFERPELLQLRQAADVDYAQTLMDLGDYEQTLEMFHAINDTYGGLPIWLILEMAECYALLGQMEEAEATYRLITPEALATVTAQLPEMENVYEEVGDLLARVQDFEDPHTMGLREWHYVQTRGILIETNPQPETPGERFVFFQPSEEDVAYVVGITAAFLDARDLAPTKLLWLGDTSEPLARLFAQWWEIEDKNIRPYQIGDNTDNEEELALLCLAHSYDIQDEDIYQDLATAKPGLILFALDLHWTERQPITPDIAGFMTQTCNLPWETRLEISPDGQSATPIQETRDPQTIAQEIGDQFPTTEECERFAQELAETYANCTDLILDHRDGSLIRRPLPIHSPIKSPRFGF; from the coding sequence ATGACCCTATTAGGCCCCGACGGCAAACCTATCCGCCGCGAACCCGAAGTGAGCGAAGAGGTACGCCAGATCATCGAGCAGGCGCGTAACATCGCCGCTCAAGGCGAACCGCTCCTCGCCCTTCAACACCTTGCCTTGGCATATCAACAAGATGTTGCCTCCGATCTCGTTATTGACACCACCATCGAGCTGTTAAAACAGGGCGCTCAACAGAGCGGTATCCAAACCAACGACGAGTTAACTCTCTTTCAGCAGATACGTCAAGATCGCACCAACCCTATCCCCTACTATCAACTGGGCAATCGCTTTTTTCAGCTCCAACGCCCATTCCTCGCACGCCCCTTTCTAGACCGCAGCCGCCAACTGCTTGCTGCTCTTCCCTCCTCCGCCTTCGAGCGTCCCGAACTGCTGCAACTGCGCCAAGCTGCCGACGTGGACTACGCCCAAACCCTCATGGACCTCGGCGATTACGAACAGACCCTCGAGATGTTTCATGCTATCAACGACACCTACGGCGGCTTGCCCATCTGGCTGATCCTCGAAATGGCCGAATGCTACGCGCTTCTCGGGCAGATGGAGGAAGCGGAAGCCACTTATCGCCTGATCACCCCCGAAGCCCTCGCGACCGTCACCGCACAACTGCCCGAAATGGAGAACGTGTACGAGGAGGTGGGCGACCTGCTGGCGCGCGTCCAAGATTTTGAAGACCCACACACCATGGGCCTACGGGAATGGCACTACGTGCAGACACGCGGCATCCTCATAGAAACCAACCCCCAACCCGAAACGCCTGGCGAACGCTTTGTCTTTTTCCAGCCTAGCGAGGAGGATGTGGCCTACGTGGTGGGCATAACGGCCGCCTTTCTAGATGCCCGCGATCTGGCGCCCACAAAACTGCTTTGGCTCGGCGACACATCCGAGCCACTCGCGCGTCTGTTCGCCCAATGGTGGGAGATTGAAGACAAGAACATTCGCCCCTACCAAATCGGCGATAATACCGACAACGAAGAAGAGCTTGCCCTGCTCTGCCTCGCCCACTCCTACGACATCCAGGATGAGGATATCTACCAAGATTTGGCTACCGCCAAGCCGGGGCTGATTCTTTTCGCACTTGACCTTCACTGGACCGAGCGCCAGCCGATCACCCCTGACATCGCCGGTTTTATGACCCAAACCTGTAATCTTCCTTGGGAAACACGCCTCGAAATAAGCCCGGATGGACAATCGGCCACGCCGATCCAAGAGACTCGCGATCCCCAAACTATCGCTCAGGAGATCGGAGATCAGTTTCCTACTACCGAAGAGTGCGAACGCTTTGCTCAAGAGCTGGCTGAAACCTATGCCAACTGCACCGATCTCATCCTCGATCATCGAGACGGCAGCTTGATTCGGCGTCCACTGCCCATCCACTCCCCGATAAAAAGCCCGCGCTTTGGCTTCTAG
- a CDS encoding ArsR/SmtB family transcription factor encodes MKKGLFELDGDKRLFSMESRILECKLTENSELFQALASETRLRILQQLADGEMNISELQQVLGVAHPSVSKHIQVLEQAGLIVCEYRPGVQGMQKRCRLRYDRIIFSLESAKQPHGQIEEVQMPVGLYTIAYPKPTCGLASSEGIIGFFDDPQSFFLPERAKAQILWMADGFVEYVFPNNIPTSMEIYRVELSLEICSECPDYNNDYPSDITLWINGVEVGTWTSPGDFGGHRGRLNPSWWNDRLTQHGMLKIWSLDQTGSYVDGVLVSETTIDQALILPRQPITVRIGIKPDAKHVGGFNLFGRGFGNYEQDLLLRMHYHEKTSDSAAPSRRNRRELQESLKTPTSPAQESTIPDGLSS; translated from the coding sequence ATGAAAAAAGGACTTTTTGAGCTTGATGGGGATAAAAGGCTTTTTTCCATGGAATCGCGCATTCTCGAGTGCAAACTAACCGAAAATAGCGAGCTTTTTCAAGCGTTGGCCTCCGAAACGCGACTGCGTATTCTCCAGCAACTTGCCGACGGCGAGATGAACATCAGCGAGTTGCAGCAGGTGCTCGGCGTGGCGCATCCGAGCGTGTCCAAGCATATTCAGGTTCTGGAACAAGCTGGGCTCATTGTCTGTGAATATCGCCCTGGCGTTCAAGGCATGCAAAAACGCTGTCGCCTGCGCTACGATCGTATTATCTTCTCCTTAGAAAGTGCAAAACAGCCACACGGCCAGATCGAGGAGGTGCAGATGCCGGTAGGGCTTTATACGATCGCCTATCCAAAACCTACCTGTGGCCTTGCCTCTTCGGAAGGTATCATCGGCTTCTTCGACGACCCCCAATCGTTTTTTCTGCCCGAACGTGCTAAGGCGCAGATTCTCTGGATGGCCGACGGCTTCGTGGAGTATGTCTTCCCCAATAATATCCCCACCTCCATGGAGATCTATCGCGTGGAGCTTTCTCTGGAGATCTGCTCCGAATGTCCTGACTATAACAACGACTATCCCTCGGATATCACGCTCTGGATTAACGGCGTAGAGGTAGGCACCTGGACTTCGCCCGGCGACTTCGGTGGCCATCGAGGGCGCCTTAATCCATCCTGGTGGAATGATCGCCTAACCCAACATGGTATGTTGAAAATCTGGTCGCTCGACCAAACCGGCAGCTACGTGGACGGCGTTTTAGTCTCCGAAACCACCATAGATCAGGCGCTGATCCTCCCGCGACAACCCATAACCGTGCGCATCGGCATTAAGCCCGACGCAAAGCACGTAGGGGGATTCAATCTGTTCGGACGCGGCTTTGGCAACTACGAACAAGACCTCCTGCTTCGCATGCACTATCATGAAAAAACCTCGGATTCCGCCGCTCCTTCACGACGCAACCGACGTGAGCTGCAAGAATCCCTGAAAACACCTACATCCCCCGCCCAGGAGAGCACTATCCCCGATGGCCTATCCTCTTAA
- a CDS encoding M16 family metallopeptidase, which yields MAYPLKTTRALLALAVSILFWLVTPPCARPVAGEKNPTLQLPPLHFKTSHLANGLKVITLEDHHAPVVTLEIWYHVGSKEEPPGKHGFAHLFEHLMFKGTSHLKPGDWDRYINGVGGDDNADTYFDRTRYYETVPSNALDMVLWMEADRMANLRVDQANMVSERAVVEEEHRMDVENAPYGRQEELLLSMLYPPNHPYGHTTIGSKTDLDHATLRDVQAFHTEYYRPDNATLVLVGDFQTQQALQAIRKFFGTIPNPPSPPRRYPVPRVVQKAPKEQTVTDPLAPLPLVTLAFRIPKADDPATPVLEVISNLLSNGDSSRLYRVLVRQTQLANSVSAYPNSLQIGGWFECDVSLNAGVSPQKVIRLLQQEFATLRSQLVSPMELAKAKRQALVARIFSLLSTEEKADALGEADLYYGNPAEVNQEIASIQRVSAEDIRRVARRYFAPHLFNILIMLPPTASSSSARTPHQEDRPK from the coding sequence ATGGCCTATCCTCTTAAAACGACGCGCGCTCTCTTGGCTCTTGCGGTGTCTATCCTGTTTTGGCTCGTTACACCCCCCTGTGCCCGACCTGTAGCTGGCGAGAAAAACCCTACGTTACAACTTCCTCCACTCCACTTTAAGACAAGCCACCTCGCCAACGGTCTAAAGGTCATCACCTTAGAAGATCATCATGCACCGGTGGTGACGCTGGAAATCTGGTATCACGTCGGCAGCAAAGAGGAGCCGCCAGGAAAACACGGCTTTGCGCATCTCTTCGAACACCTCATGTTTAAAGGAACCTCTCATCTGAAACCAGGAGATTGGGACCGCTACATCAACGGTGTTGGGGGCGACGACAACGCCGACACCTACTTCGATAGAACGCGCTACTATGAGACGGTGCCATCTAACGCGCTTGACATGGTGCTTTGGATGGAAGCCGACCGCATGGCTAACTTGAGGGTAGACCAAGCGAACATGGTTTCAGAGCGTGCTGTTGTGGAGGAGGAGCATCGCATGGATGTGGAGAACGCTCCTTACGGACGCCAAGAAGAGCTGCTGCTCTCTATGCTCTACCCTCCGAATCACCCCTATGGTCATACCACGATCGGAAGCAAGACCGACCTCGACCACGCAACGCTCCGGGATGTGCAGGCCTTCCACACCGAATACTACCGACCAGATAACGCCACCCTCGTGCTTGTGGGAGATTTCCAAACGCAACAAGCACTTCAGGCCATTCGCAAGTTCTTTGGCACTATTCCTAACCCACCTAGCCCACCGCGACGCTACCCCGTGCCCCGCGTCGTTCAAAAGGCTCCGAAAGAGCAAACGGTTACCGATCCCCTCGCCCCCCTGCCCCTTGTTACCCTGGCATTTCGTATCCCAAAAGCCGACGATCCGGCAACCCCCGTGTTGGAGGTCATTAGCAATCTCCTCTCCAACGGAGATAGCTCGCGCCTCTACCGTGTTTTGGTTCGCCAAACACAGCTAGCTAACAGCGTGAGCGCCTATCCGAACAGCTTACAGATAGGAGGGTGGTTTGAGTGCGATGTTAGCCTAAACGCAGGGGTTTCGCCGCAAAAGGTTATTCGCCTTCTGCAACAAGAGTTTGCTACACTTCGCAGTCAACTTGTGTCGCCTATGGAGCTAGCCAAGGCAAAACGCCAAGCCCTTGTAGCCCGTATCTTCAGCCTCCTCTCCACTGAGGAGAAGGCCGATGCGCTTGGCGAAGCCGATCTGTACTACGGTAACCCTGCCGAAGTAAACCAGGAGATCGCCTCGATTCAAAGGGTGAGCGCAGAGGACATACGACGTGTCGCCCGTCGCTATTTCGCACCGCATCTCTTCAACATCCTGATCATGCTTCCACCTACCGCTTCCTCATCCTCAGCTCGCACGCCCCACCAGGAGGATCGCCCCAAATGA
- a CDS encoding M16 family metallopeptidase encodes MKLVKRCAMSYRLLSFFKSLSSLAALLFTQRLLYAQIAPGGLTSPPSPANLPSFVLPTVLRWNLPNGLHVAFAPDHRQPALWVDLAVPAGSVYDPPQKVGLAAMTVRLLDKGTQHRTAAQIAQQIDQLGATFSTTVGRDYLFLSLQGLSDDARSLFDLLSDVALHPQFPPSEVAKERTQLVNEIAAELSDASTLATAALDRLVYGAHPYGDYPKGTPETLKAIRPDDLKQFHQTHFVPNGSTLFIVGDLPVALAHKLAQTYFGSWPPSQQAAEAPPAPESYTHSSFVVIHRPDAAQTAISIGVLTSGYTAPNRIAADVAASVLGGGEFNSRLNRAIREQRGLAYYAYCRITRHRYAGSLEAVTLTKTASTGEVVRLALDLIRGIGQQPIPAKELKESQRYLIGSFFIRSATPRGFLTALEPALLYGQGPQELADYASQVQAVTPQQAEEAMAHLPLAHPIVVLVGNAPAIVPQIRSLGSVAVIPENQVDLLSPTLQSAVASDTTPSSRAEAKALFQEVWQAHGGDALKSLQTLQLKGKGSFSPPGLATNNPLPISSFTFTFQAPDRMRMDLQTDFGPVSIGVPGDATPWFSLGVPQDAPAIVVQIASATNLLHLLLAAKEGKETIRSVPDLKTDAGSLPGFALTTPQGQTVQLYLDPQTHLVQRIVAPGTADNPTITATLKNYHSVNGVQLPQQITVTQDKATLMELDITDSQANVKVDDTIFTKPKTASNP; translated from the coding sequence ATGAAACTCGTTAAACGTTGTGCCATGTCCTATCGCCTGCTCTCTTTTTTCAAGAGCCTTAGCTCTCTTGCTGCCCTGCTCTTCACGCAGCGACTGCTCTACGCGCAGATCGCGCCGGGCGGGCTTACCTCACCTCCGTCCCCTGCCAATCTGCCTTCCTTTGTTCTGCCCACAGTGCTGCGTTGGAACCTGCCTAACGGGCTGCATGTGGCATTCGCACCTGACCATCGGCAACCGGCTCTCTGGGTAGACCTTGCGGTGCCGGCCGGCTCGGTCTATGATCCTCCACAGAAGGTAGGTTTGGCAGCGATGACGGTGCGCCTGCTGGATAAAGGCACTCAACACCGCACAGCAGCCCAAATCGCCCAACAGATTGACCAGCTTGGCGCCACGTTCTCCACCACCGTAGGGCGTGACTATCTGTTTCTTAGCCTGCAAGGACTTAGCGATGACGCGCGTTCCCTTTTCGATCTGCTCTCCGATGTGGCGCTGCATCCCCAGTTTCCCCCGTCGGAGGTGGCAAAAGAGCGAACCCAGCTCGTAAACGAGATCGCAGCCGAACTCTCCGATGCCTCCACCCTCGCTACCGCAGCGCTGGACCGCCTTGTTTACGGTGCCCATCCCTATGGAGACTACCCAAAAGGCACCCCGGAGACACTCAAAGCCATTCGTCCTGACGACCTCAAACAGTTTCATCAAACGCATTTTGTGCCCAACGGTTCCACGCTGTTTATTGTGGGAGATCTCCCCGTGGCTCTGGCACACAAGCTCGCACAAACCTACTTTGGCAGCTGGCCACCCAGCCAACAGGCTGCAGAGGCGCCCCCCGCCCCAGAATCCTATACCCACAGCTCTTTCGTTGTGATCCATCGCCCAGATGCTGCACAGACGGCCATCAGCATTGGGGTGCTTACGTCGGGCTACACGGCTCCGAACCGTATCGCTGCCGATGTGGCGGCCAGCGTGCTTGGTGGAGGTGAGTTTAATTCGCGATTAAACCGTGCCATTCGTGAGCAGCGCGGCCTTGCCTACTATGCCTACTGCCGCATTACACGCCATCGGTATGCCGGATCCCTGGAGGCTGTAACGCTCACCAAAACCGCCTCCACCGGCGAGGTCGTACGCCTTGCACTCGACCTGATTCGAGGCATTGGGCAACAACCTATTCCTGCAAAAGAGTTGAAGGAGAGCCAGCGTTACCTGATCGGCTCGTTTTTCATTCGAAGTGCTACCCCACGAGGTTTTCTCACAGCCCTTGAACCGGCTCTCTTGTACGGCCAAGGCCCCCAAGAGCTGGCCGATTATGCCTCACAGGTGCAAGCCGTTACACCCCAACAGGCGGAGGAGGCTATGGCACACTTGCCGCTCGCCCATCCTATCGTCGTATTGGTAGGGAACGCACCCGCAATCGTTCCTCAGATCCGCTCGCTTGGCTCCGTAGCGGTGATTCCGGAAAACCAGGTAGACCTGCTCTCCCCAACGCTTCAAAGTGCCGTTGCCTCCGACACAACGCCCTCCTCTCGTGCCGAGGCGAAGGCTCTTTTCCAAGAGGTGTGGCAAGCCCATGGGGGCGATGCGCTCAAATCGCTTCAAACCTTGCAGTTAAAGGGCAAGGGAAGCTTCTCTCCTCCAGGGCTCGCGACAAATAACCCCCTGCCGATCTCGTCCTTCACTTTCACTTTTCAAGCACCCGACCGCATGCGCATGGACCTGCAAACCGATTTTGGCCCGGTCTCCATCGGAGTGCCCGGCGATGCGACTCCCTGGTTCTCTTTGGGAGTTCCGCAGGATGCGCCCGCCATTGTTGTGCAGATCGCCTCAGCCACCAATCTACTGCATCTGCTCCTTGCGGCCAAAGAGGGCAAAGAGACCATTCGTTCTGTGCCCGATTTGAAGACCGATGCCGGCTCTCTGCCCGGATTTGCGTTGACGACCCCGCAAGGGCAAACCGTGCAACTCTATCTTGATCCACAAACCCATCTCGTCCAACGCATTGTCGCTCCAGGAACGGCCGATAACCCCACGATCACGGCCACACTGAAAAACTACCACTCTGTCAACGGCGTGCAGCTACCCCAACAGATCACGGTGACGCAAGACAAAGCGACCCTCATGGAGTTAGACATCACCGATTCCCAAGCAAATGTTAAGGTGGATGACACGATCTTCACCAAGCCCAAAACCGCAAGCAATCCTTGA
- a CDS encoding low molecular weight protein-tyrosine-phosphatase — MIRVLFVCLGNICRSPMAEALFVQKVQRAGLAHKIEADSAGTGGWFIGEPLHPGTQALLQQHGIAYEHRARLLEASDLRRFDYILAMDCSNLTYIRQMAPGGEKARLIMEFAPELGRLEVPDPYYTGEFALVYELLDKATDGLLKAICNEHHLAIETA; from the coding sequence ATGATACGGGTTCTGTTTGTCTGTTTGGGAAACATCTGTAGGTCGCCTATGGCAGAGGCGCTTTTTGTCCAAAAAGTCCAACGGGCGGGCTTAGCGCATAAAATAGAGGCCGACTCGGCGGGAACGGGGGGATGGTTTATCGGGGAGCCGCTGCACCCAGGCACACAAGCCCTGCTGCAACAGCATGGTATCGCTTATGAGCACCGTGCGCGCCTGTTGGAGGCTTCAGACCTTCGGCGCTTTGACTACATTCTCGCCATGGACTGCAGCAATCTCACCTACATTCGGCAGATGGCGCCGGGCGGAGAGAAGGCAAGGCTTATTATGGAGTTCGCACCGGAACTAGGGAGGCTAGAGGTGCCCGACCCCTACTATACAGGCGAGTTCGCACTTGTTTATGAGCTGCTTGATAAGGCCACAGACGGCCTCCTCAAGGCCATCTGTAACGAGCATCATCTAGCCATTGAAACGGCGTAG